In Perca fluviatilis chromosome 3, GENO_Pfluv_1.0, whole genome shotgun sequence, the following proteins share a genomic window:
- the slc30a4 gene encoding zinc transporter 4 isoform X4 produces the protein MSGGNLLSKVRSAFRRERSDWDLSDTAPFDFSDELVDDDTPKFNKLKVVVSGEMSDYSAGAPSNGVAVNTLVMADDDDSLLDSSSSLGSPAGLNMDPCDSCTKKRERIKHKRVMKRLIIAALLYFLFMTGEIIGGYLSNSLAIMTDAVHMLTDVVGILFSLLALWLSTKPPTRRFTFGLHRLAW, from the exons ATGTCAGGTGGGAACCTGTTGAGCAAGGTGCGGTCAGCCTTTAGGAGAGAGCGGAGCGACTGGGACCTGAGCGACACGGCGCCCTTTGACTTCTCCGACGAGCTGGTGGACGATGACACGCCCAAATTCAACAAGCTGAAGGTTGTGGTCTCCGGAGAGATGTCTGACTACTCTGCTGGAGCTCCGTCCAACGGGGTGGCGGTGAACACGCTGGTGATGGCAGATGATGATGACTCCCTGCTGGACTCTTCTTCCAGCCTGGGCAGCCCGGCTGGGTTAAACATGGACCCCTGTGACAGCTGCACCAAGAAGAGGGAGAGGATCAAACACAAGAGAGTGATGAAAAGGCTCATCATTGCAGCTTTGCTATATTTCCTTTTCATGACAGGTGAAATCATAG GTGGTTACTTGTCAAACAGCTTAGCCATTATGACTGATGCTGTGCACATGCTAACCGATGTGGTGggcattttgttttctctgctgGCTCTCTGGCTCTCCACCAAACCTCCCACAAGAAGATTCACCTTCGGACTGCACCGCCTTG
- the bloc1s6 gene encoding biogenesis of lysosome-related organelles complex 1 subunit 6, with protein sequence MEVEEMEDEGPSTQSEPPHSEDLQLEQQESLHLESLAPAENVFVDKKAVDKLTEGLLSHYLPDLQNSKRALQELTQNQLILLDTMDQEVTKFRECNALLDLNSLFTEAKVYHNKLVNIRKEMIMLHEKTTKLKKRALKLQQQKQKEALEKEQQREKELERERQLIAKPAKRT encoded by the exons ATGGAGGTAGAGGAGATGGAAGATGAAGGACCTTCGACCCAGAGTGAACCTCCACAcagtgaag ATCTCCAGTTGGAACAGCAGGAATCACTGCATCTGGAGAGCTTAGCCCCTGCAGAGAACGTGTTTGTGGATAAGAAAGCTGTGGATAAACTCACAGAGGGATTACTCTCACACTACCTACCAGATCTACAGAACTCTAAACGGGCCCTCCAAGAGCTCAC ACAAAATCAGCTGATATTGTTAGACACAATGGACCAAGAAGTCACCAAGTTCAGGGAATGCAATGCCTTACTGGACCTCAATTCACTG TTTACAGAGGCCAAGGTTTACCACAATAAACTGGTGAACATTAGGAAAGAGATGATTATGCTTCACGAAAAAACAACTAAACTGAAG AAAAGAGCTTTGAAGCTGCAGCAACAGAAGCAGAAGGAAGCGCTGGAGAAGGAGCAGCAACGTGAGAAGGAgcttgagagagagaggcagcttATTGCCAAACCTGCGAAAAGAACGTAG